A single region of the Leishmania donovani BPK282A1 complete genome, chromosome 19 genome encodes:
- a CDS encoding C-terminal motor kinesin, putative yields the protein MSLSPSRGGPQAAGTTAVETEVQELLSRELSSRNADGDPDATALLVEHIRRGNGGAVLEGIRQNFKYNPPATQICMVTVMDQCLMHSGPQFAVMLSSEKWTDRLFKVAKTTTANEVREKIICTVIKWYQRYHTSGHQRLMQRFQQSRVLGEPFQRIFTRMVKDQQQPRSTKAPQRDFTTLNAANRNEILDTEETILLECQGDLASLEYALEHPQILPDTEIANECKEHKLVCMRMLESGQHERIATELMSLIERFSEALSLFEAMTGIDVGEGDAAKRRAMADKDLEETDSDDDDEQRLLRQRRRGVKRADATAVMMQAQQETENLVNRERTEALQLRAQLEELRQKHEELQNKYKDAKAKNKEAVGMLEQYAQRVEMLETGANGANSHLSPLPVLGATSLGALGSAAGKGSMSPALTANMRSFLAAVRKSLREIKEVYCTDLSQQGRYYSAQISNAMAAMIQASDMDREADRKALQWTQELYRREVKLRKQYYNTIQELKGNIRVYCRVRPMLPKEIEGGYSDVMSYPTQDEVRFIDASGRPKLFEFDEVYPPTAPQARVFEDTAPLIDSVVDGFNVCIFAYGQTGSGKTFTMNGTEGENKGINTRALERLFEIIEERKETEASTVTVSVLEIYCEQIRDLLATKKEAAGLTYEVKQGGPYGTYVTNLKEVPVTSAGDIDGIMATAQTHRSEGMTNMNEHSSRSHMLLYIIVRTTNKQTNMQGYGKLSLIDLAGSERVDKSGAEGQRLKEAVAINKSLSALGDVIAGLAQNSKHVPFRNSALTFLLQDSMAGQAKVLMFVCVSPASYNASESSSSLLFASRARGVAFGQIKKNATTEKVS from the coding sequence ATGAGTCTGTCGCCGAGTCGTGGTGGCCCGCAGGCCGCCGGGACCACTGCTGTGGAGACGGAGGTGCAGGAACTGCTTTCGCGGGAGCTGTCCTCGCGCAATGCGGATGGCGATCCGGATGCCACGGCCCTTCTCGTCGAGCACATCCGCCGTGGCAACGGTGGCGCTGTCCTCGAGGGGATCCGTCAGAACTTCAAGTACAACCCGCCCGCGACGCAGATCTGCATGGTGACTGTGATGGATCAGTGCCTCATGCATAGCGGTCCGCAGTTTGCTGTGATGCTGTCGTCGGAGAAGTGGACGGATCGTCTGTTCAAGGTCGCCAAGACGACCACTGCGAATGAGGTGCGCGAGAAGATTATCTGCACTGTCATCAAGTGGTACCAGCGCTACCACACGAGCGGCCACCAACGTCTGATGCAGCGCTTTCAGCAGAGCCGCGTCCTCGGTGAGCCGTTTCAGCGTATCTTCACCAGGATGGTCAaggaccagcagcagccgcgttCTACTAAGGCTCCTCAACGCGACTTCACCACCCTCAACGCAGCCAACCGCAACGAAATCCTCGACACGGAGGAGACGATTCTGCTGGAGTGTCAGGGCGATCTGGCCTCTCTCGAGTACGCACTGGAGCATCCGCAGATTCTCCCGGATACCGAGATTGCAAACGAATGCAAGGAGCACAAGCtggtgtgcatgcgcatgctCGAGTCCGGACAGCACGAGCGCATCGCAACTGAACTGATGAGTCTTATCGAACGTTTTTCCGAGGCTCTGAGCCTGTTCGAGGCGATGACCGGCATCGACGTCGGCGAGGGCGATGCCGCCAAGCGGCGCGCCATGGCCGACAAGGATTTGGAGGAGACGGatagcgacgacgacgacgagcagcggctgctgcgccagcgccgcagagGTGTCAAGCGTGCTGATGCGACCGCGGTGATGATGCAGGCACAACAGGAGACGGAGAACTTGGTTAACCGCGAGcgcacggaggcgctgcagctgcgagcgcagctggaggagctgcgccagaAGCACGAGGAACTGCAAAACAAGTACAAGGACGCCAAGGCGAAGAACAAGGAGGCCGTGGGCATGCTGGAGCAGTACGCCCAGCGCGTGGAGATGCTGGAGACGGGTGCCAACGGAGCCAACTCCCACCTATCACCTCTGCCAGTGCTGGGTGCCACCTCGCTTGGCGCGCTGGGCTCTGCTGCCGGTAAAGGCTCCATGTCACCGGCGCTCACCGCAAACATGCGCAGCTTCTTGGCAGCTGTTCGCAAGTCCCTGCGCGAAATCAAGGAGGTGTACTGCACTGACCTCTCTCAGCAGGGCCGATACTATTCAGCGCAGATTTCGAACGCCATGGCCGCCATGATCCAAGCGAGCGACATGGACCGCGAGGCCGACCGCAAGGCACTGCAGTGGACGCAGGAGCTGTACAGGCGTGAGGTGAAGCTGCGCAAACAGTACTACAATACCATTCAGGAGCTGAAGGGCAACATCCGCGTGTATTGCCGTGTGCGGCCGATGCTGCCTAAGGAGATCGAGGGCGGCTACTCGGACGTCATGTCGTACCCCACGCAGGACGAGGTGAGGTTCATCGACGCGAGCGGGCGGCCGAAGCTCTTCGAGTTCGACGAGGTATacccgccgacggcgccgcaagCGCGCGTGTTTGAGGACACAGCCCCGCTTATCGATAGCGTCGTCGACGGTTTCAACGTCTGCATCTTTGCCTACGGCCAAacaggcagcggcaagacCTTCACGATGAACGGCACTGAGGGCGAGAACAAGGGCATCAACACCCGTGCACTCGAAAGGCTCTTCGAGATCATCGAGGAGCGCAAGGAGACGGAGGCTTCTACCGTGACGGTGTCGGTGTTGGAGATTTACTGCGAGCAGATCCGCGACCTGCTGGCCAcgaagaaggaggcggcCGGGCTGACGTACGAGGTGAAGCAGGGCGGGCCGTACGGCACGTATGTGACGAACCTCAAGGAGGTGCCGGTGACGTCTGCGGGGGACATTGACGGCATCATGGCGACCGCGCAGACGCACCGCAGCGAGGGCATGACAAACATGAACGAACACTCGTCGCGGTCACACATGCTTCTGTATATCATCGTGCGGACCACGAACAAGCAGACGAACATGCAGGGCTACGGCAAGCTATCGCTGATCGACTTGGCCGGTAGTGAGCGCGTGGACAAGAGCGGCGCGGAAGGCCAGCGACTCAAGGAGGCCGTGGCGATCAACAAGTCGCTGTCGGCACTTGGTGATGTGATTGCTGGACTCGCTCAGAACTCCAAGCACGTGCCCTTCCGCAACTCTGCCCTCACCTTCCTGCTCCAGGACTCCATGGCCGGTCAGGCAAAGGTGCTCATGTTTGTCTGCGTGAGCCCGGCTAGCTACAACGCCAGTGAGTCTAGCAGCTCGCTGCTCTTTGCCTCTCGTGcccgcggcgtcgcctttGGCCAGATCAAGAAGAACGCCACGACAGAGAAGGTATCGTAA